AGGAATTTTTTTCCGTGATTTTGGATAAAATAGACCGTGTTGGAAAAAAGAACTTGACAACATGTTAAAAGAGTGTTACAATTAGCGAGGTAAAAAAAGGGGCCATAATCCCCGGGAGGTAAATATGTTAAAAGCAAAAATCAAGTCGGCAGGCAAAGTGCTTCTTGCAATTTGTTTAACCGCAATCGTGATTGCTCCGACATATACCGCGCACGTATATGCTGCAAAAGCATTGTCGGAAGGTCAGAACCCGGCAACCGAGGTTGCTGTAGAACAAGTGAATGTAAGTGAACAGGTTATTATAAAGCATGACACCATTGAAATTAAGCGTCCTGATATGTTTATCGGTGATTCTTATGTATCTGTACAGGGTCAGGACGGTGTCGTTTCCAACAACTACGCAGTGCGCTATGAAAACGGCGTAGAGGTATCTAAGGTATTGCTTGCTGAAGAAATGCTTGTAAAGCCTGTGGATACAATTAAATATGTGGGTACAAAAGTAAGACCTGAAACCAAGCAGACCTTTTTCGGTACATGGGTGACCAAGCCCACATCCTACAGAAATTCCTTTACGGTTTCGTGTACTGCATACGATTTGTCGTATGAAAGCTGTGGCAAACGTCCCGGCGACAGAGGATATGGTATTACCGCATCCGGTATGCGCGCAGGTGTTGGTGTTGTAGCGGTT
The window above is part of the Clostridia bacterium genome. Proteins encoded here:
- a CDS encoding 3D domain-containing protein; the encoded protein is MLVKPVDTIKYVGTKVRPETKQTFFGTWVTKPTSYRNSFTVSCTAYDLSYESCGKRPGDRGYGITASGMRAGVGVVAVDPRVIPLGTKLYIEAVDGSWTYGYAVAGDTGGAIKGNRVDLFFNTYNECIQFGRRNARVYILD